A window of Callospermophilus lateralis isolate mCalLat2 chromosome 13, mCalLat2.hap1, whole genome shotgun sequence contains these coding sequences:
- the Nenf gene encoding neudesin → MAGRAPGWRLRPLAALALVLALAPGLPAVHAGQAPRPAERGPPVRLFTEEELARYGGEEEDQPIYLAVKGVVFDVTSGKEFYGRGAPYNALTGKDSTRGVAKMSLDPADLTHDITGLTAKELESLDDVFTRVYKAKYPIVGYTARRILNEDGSPNLDFKPEDQPHFDIKDEF, encoded by the exons ATGGCGGGCCGGGCGCCCGGGTGGCGGCTGCGGCCGCTGGCAGCGCTGGCCCTGGTCCTGGCGCTGGCCCCGGGGCTGCCCGCAGTCCACGCTGGGCAGGCGCCGCGCCCTGCGGAGCGGGGGCCCCCGGTGCGGCTCTTCACCGAGGAGGAACTGGCTCGCTACGGCGGGGAGGAG GAAGATCAACCTATCTACTTGGCAGTAAAGGGAGTGGTGTTTGATGTCACTTCTGGAAAGG AGTTTTATGGACGAGGAGCCCCTTACAATGCCTTGACTGGGAAGGACTCCACCAGAGGGGTGGCCAAGATGTCCCTGGATCCTGCAGACCTCACCCATGATATC ACGGGCCTCACGGCCAAGGAGCTGGAATCCCTGGACGACGTGTTCACCAGGGTGTACAAGGCCAAATACCCCATCGTTGGCTACACAGCCCGGAGGATTCTCAATGAGGACGGTAGCCCCAACCTGGACTTCAAGCCTGAAGATCAGCCCCATTTTGACATAAAGGATGAGTTCTGA